In one window of Lynx canadensis isolate LIC74 chromosome A3, mLynCan4.pri.v2, whole genome shotgun sequence DNA:
- the WFDC9 gene encoding protein WFDC9, protein MKPWVLLLNVIIYGVVMPLPVLGGLRNKTFFSVGRTVVEQCWIQPLLQYCEKRCTRLQECLSPNHTCCWTFCGNICLDNEEPFKSMLNL, encoded by the exons ATGAAGCCCTGGGTTCTCCTACTCAACGTGATCATCtatggggttgtgatgcctctgCCTGTGCTGGGAGGCCTCAGGAACAAGACATTTT TTTCAGTTGGAAGAACAGTGGTCGAGCAGTGCTGGATACAGCCTCTGTTACAGTACTGTGAGAAGAGGTGCACTAGATTACAGGAGTGTTTATCTCCCAATCATACATGCTGCTGGACCTTCTGTGGAAACATCTGCTTGGACAATGA AGAACCCTTTAAATCCATGCTAAACCTCTAG